A window of the Oryza brachyantha chromosome 5, ObraRS2, whole genome shotgun sequence genome harbors these coding sequences:
- the LOC102716504 gene encoding pentatricopeptide repeat-containing protein At1g20230, protein MSSRSSSVLHFLRHVSFPPDPHLLPSALKSCPALPHARALHAAAAVAGVWTDPFVASSLLHAYLRFGATADARSVLDGMPHKTVVGWSALIAGHAARGDAEGAWGLLERMRGAGVEPNVITWNGIVSGLNRSGRARDAVLTLVRMHAEGFLPDATGVSCALSAVGDVGDVSVGEQLHGCAVKAGCRVDACVATALIDMYGKCGRAGEIVRVFDESSHMDVASCNALIAGLSRNAQVSEALRLFREFVGRGVELNVVSWTSIVACCVQNGKDLEAVDIFREMQSEGIEPNSVTIPCVVPAFANVAALMHGRSAHCFSLRKGFVHDIYVGSSLVDMYAKCGKVRDARMIFDAMPSRNVVSWNAMIGGYAMHGEATNALELFHSMQSSKEKPDLVTFTCVLGACSQAGRTEEGRHYFNEMQDKHGISPRMEHYACMVTLLGRAGKLDDAYDVINQMPFEPDSCIWGSLLGSCRVHGNVVLAEIAAENLFQLEPENAGNYVLLSNIYASKKMWDGVNRVRDMMKNVGLKKEKGCSWIQIKDKVHMLLAGDSSHPMIAAITEKLKHLSIEMRRLGFAPSTDYVLHDVEEQEKDDILSVHSEKLAVALGLISTSQGTPIRVIKNLRICGDCHEAIKFISSFEEREIYVRDTNRFHHFKDGKCSCADYW, encoded by the coding sequence aTGTCCTCCCGCTCCAGCTCCGTCCTCCATTTCCTCCGCCACGTCTCCTTCCCCCCGGACCCgcacctcctcccctccgcgctCAAGTCATGCCCGGCGCTCCCACACGCCCGCGCCCTgcacgcggccgccgccgtcgcgggcgTCTGGACGGACCCCTTCGTCGCGTCCTCGCTCCTCCACGCCTACCTCCGCTTCGGCGCCACGGCCGACGCCCGCAGCGTGCTCGACGGAATGCCGCACAAGACCGTCGTGGGCTGGAGCGCGCTCATCGCAGGGCACGCCGCCCGCGGGGACGCCGAGGGAGCGTGGGGGCTCCTCGAGCGGATGCGgggcgccggcgtcgagccGAACGTGATCACCTGGAACGGGATCGTCTCTGGGCTGAACCGGAGCGGGCGCGCCCGGGACGCGGTCCTGACGCTCGTGAGGATGCACGCGGAAGGGTTCTTGCCAGACGCCACTGGTGTGTCATGTGCGCTATCTGCAGTTGGGGATGTCGGAGATGTCTCTGTCGGAGAGCAGCTCCATGGGTGTGCGGTGAAAGCCGGGTGCAGGGTGGATGCTTGTGTGGCCACTGCACTCATCGACATGTACGGGAAGTGCGGGCGAGCTGGTGAGATTGTTCGTGTGTTTGATGAGTCCAGCCACATGGACGTTGCATCTTGCAATGCACTCATAGCGGGGCTGTCTCGGAATGCTCAAGTCTCTGAGGCTCTAAGGCTTTTCAGGGAGTTTGTTGGCAGAGGGGTTGAGTTGAATGTGGTGTCCTGGACCTCAATCGTAGCTTGCTGTGTGCAGAATGGGAAGGATCTGGAAGCTGTAGATATTTTCAGGGAAATGCAGTCAGAAGGGATTGAGCCGAATTCAGTTACAATACCTTGCGTCGTGCCAGCATTTGCGAATGTTGCAGCTCTGATGCATGGTCGGTCTGCACACTGTTTTTCTCTCAGGAAGGGCTTTGTTCATGACATTTATGTGGGCAGTTCGTTGGTGGACATGTATGCAAAGTGTGGCAAGGTCAGGGATGCAAGAATGATCTTTGATGCTATGCCTTCTAGGAATGTGGTGTCATGGAATGCAATGATTGGTGGCTATGCTATGCACGGAGAGGCTACGAATGCTCTGGAGTTGTTTCATTCGATGCAAAGCTCAAAAGAGAAGCCTGACCTAGTCACCTTCACCTGTGTCCTTGGTGCTTGTAGCCAAGCTGGCCGGACAGAGGAGGGCCGCCACTACTTCAATGAGATGCAGGACAAGCATGGAATTTCTCCAAGGATGGAGCATTACGCATGTATGGTTACTCTGCTTGGTCGGGCTGGTAAGCTTGATGACGCGTATGATGTCATAAATCAGATGCCGTTTGAACCAGACAGTTGCATTTGGGGGTCATTGCTGGGCTCCTGCAGGGTTCACGGAAATGTGGTACTTGCTGAGATTGCAGcagaaaatttatttcaactaGAGCCAGAAAATGCTGGTAATTATGTCCTTCTTTCCAACATCTATGCATCCAAGAAAATGTGGGATGGGGTCAATAGGGTAAGGGATATGATGAAGAATGTAGggttgaagaaagaaaaaggttgtAGTTGGATACAGATCAAGGATAAAGTACACATGCTGTTGGCTGGTGATAGTTCACACCCCATGATAGCTGCAATTACTGAGAAGCTAAAGCACCTTTCTATTGAGATGAGGAGGCTGGGCTTTGCACCAAGCACAGATTATGTCCTACATGATGTGGAAGAGCAAGAAAAAGACGATATCCTGTCTGTGCACAGTGAGAAGTTGGCTGTTGCGTTGGGCCTTATAAGCACAAGTCAAGGAACACCCATCCGGGTGATAAAGAATCTCCGTATTTGTGGAGACTGCCACGAAGCAATAAAGTTCATATCATCTTTTGAGGAGAGGGAGATATATGTTAGAGATACCAACCGGTTTCATCACTTCAAAGATGGAAAATGTTCATGTGCAGACTATTGGTGA